Proteins co-encoded in one Gossypium arboreum isolate Shixiya-1 chromosome 11, ASM2569848v2, whole genome shotgun sequence genomic window:
- the LOC108474131 gene encoding acyl-CoA hydrolase 2 isoform X2: MSSETVIEFLGNVPLLQRLPSSVFKRIADVVKFKHFEKGDYVVREGEVGDGIYFVWEGEAEVSGSVHAEEENRLEYQLKRYDYFGHVNPESVHVADIIALTKLTCLFLPHEHCTLLQSKSIWSTDKTMETCSLVESILHLEPIELNIFQGITLPDAPKFGKVFGGQFVGQALAAASKTVDSLKIVHSLHSYFLMVGDFNIPIIYQVNRLRDGRNFATRRVDAIQKGNIVFTLLASFQKEEEGFDHQEAMMPSVPAPDGLLSLDELRELRLTDPRLPMSYRKKVATTKFVPWPIEIRFCAPNTNTNQTKSDPSLRYWFRAKGKLSDDQALHRCVVAFASDLIFSGVSLNPHRRKGFKSASLSLDHSMWFHRRLRADDWLLFVIVSPTASVTRGFVSGQMFNRKGEAI, translated from the exons ATGAGTAGCGAAACAG TGATTGAGTTTTTAGGCAACGTTCCCTTGCTGCAGAGATTACCGAGTTCTGTGTTCAAGAGAATCGCTGATGTTGTAAAATTTAAGCACTTTG AGAAAGGAGATTATGTCGTGCGGGAAGGAGAAGTTGGAGACGGTATCTATTTCGTATGGGAAGGAGAG GCTGAAGTATCTGGATCAGTCCATGCTGAAGAAGAAAACCGACTTGAGTATCAATTGAAACGATATGATTACTTTGGCCATG TTAATCCTGAATCAGTTCATGTGGCAGATATAATTGCCTTAACTAAG CTGACCTGCCTGTTTCTACCTCACGAGCATTGCACTTTGCTTCAGTCAAAATCTATCTGGAGCACAGATAAGACAATGGAGACCTGTTCGCTCGTGGAAAGTATATTGCATTTGGAGCCAATAGAG TTAAACATATTCCAGGGGATTACTTTGCCAGATGCACCAAAATTTGGGAAGGTCTTTGGAGGACAGTTTGTTGGACAG GCACTGGCTGCAGCATCAAAAACTGTTGATTCTCTTAAAATTGTCCATAGTTTGCACTCTTATTTTCTTATGGTTGGGGATTTTAATA TACCAATAATATATCAAGTTAATCGTCTACGTGATGGTAGAAACTTTGCTACCCGTAGAGTAGATGCAATACAAAAAGGAAACATCGTATTCACACTATTAGCTTCTTTTCAG AAAGAAGAAGAAGGGTTTGATCATCAAGAAGCAATGATGCCATCTGTGCCAGCTCCAGACGGG CTTCTGTCATTGGATGAGCTACGAGAATTACGTCTCACTGATCCCCGTCTTCCTAT GAGTTACCGGAAAAAGGTGGCCACAACGAAATTTGTTCCTTGGCCCATAGAGATAAGGTTTTGTGCACCTAATACTAACACAAACCAGACAAAATCTGATCCAAG TTTGAGGTATTGGTTTAGAGCCAAAGGAAAACTTTCAGATGATCAAGCTCTGCATAG ATGTGTAGTGGCCTTTGCTTCAGATCTGATATTTAGTGGTGTCAGTTTGAATCCACACCGCAGAAAGGGTTTTAAGTCAGCTTCCCTTAGCCTGGACCACTC GATGTGGTTCCACCGGCGTCTTAGGGCTGATGACTGGTTATTGTTTGTG ATTGTTAGTCCTACAGCCAGTGTCACCCGAGGCTTTGTTTCGGGCCAAATGTTCAACAGAAAGGGAGAG GCAATATGA
- the LOC108470435 gene encoding beta-amylase 7-like isoform X2 encodes MQKLIGANEEDDEEEIEMDVKEEDNENGQKHISAQMMLGADGVMPSTSHQFQIQQQLQEQVSTPGGGARRSRPLEEKERTKLRERHRRALTARILAGLRKHGNYNLRVRADINDVIAALAREAGWVVLPDGTTFPSRSQGSRPAGDSSAGLTSSSSEMLSQQAPPTSLQGVSSGYCALVEYNACHMKGVFMPTPAPYDLSSSGHSQSSGMVGNGGEQTESLPLIAGSMEVINDKQLGVVNMKCELVDPDGLLKQLRVLKSINVDGVMIDCWWGIVEAHAPQEYNWNGYRKLFQMVHELKLKLQVVMSFHECGGNVGDDVCIPLPHWVAEIGRSNPDIFFTDREGRRNTECLSWGIDKERVLRGRTAVEVYFDFMRSFRVEFNEFFEDGIISMVEVGLGPCGELRYPSCPVKHGWRYPGIGEFQCYDQYMLKSLRKAAEMRGHSFWARGPDNAGSYSSHPHETGFFCDEGDYDGYYGRFFLNWYSELLINHGDLVLSLAKLAFEGSCIAAKLPGIHWWYKTSSHAAELTAGFYNPCNRDGYIAIAAMLHKHRAALNFACAELQFLEQLEDLQEALANPQGLVWQVLNAAWEACITVVSENAFVCHDRVGYNKILENVKPVNDPDGRHFSSFTYLRLTPLLMERQNFMEFERFVKRMHGEAVLYLQV; translated from the exons ATGCAGAAGCTGATAGGAGCTAATGAGGAAGATGATGAAGAAGAAATTGAAATGGATGTAAAAGAAGAGGATAATGAGAATGGACAGAAGCATATTTCTGCTCAGATGATGTTGGGGGCTGATGGAGTGATGCCAAGTACCAGTCATCAGTTTCAAATTCAGCAGCAACTACAAGAGCAAGTGAGCACCCCAGGTGGAGGAGCTCGGAGGTCAAGACCATTAGAAGAAAAGGAGCGAACAAAGCTAAGAGAGCGGCATCGAAGAGCATTAACAGCAAGGATTTTGGCAGGGTTGCGGAAGCATGGGAACTATAACCTGAGGGTTAGAGCTGATATAAATGATGTGATTGCAGCTTTGGCCAGGGAAGCTGGCTGGGTTGTTCTTCCCGATGGAACCACTTTTCCATCAAGATCTCAG GGTTCAAGGCCTGCTGGTGACTCTTCCGCAGGCTTGACTTCATCATCCTCTGAGATGCTATCACAACAGGCCCCACCTACCTCCTTGCAGGGAGTCTCCTCTGGATATTGCGCCTTGGTAGAGTACAATGCTTGTCATATGAAGGGTGTTTTCATGCCTACTCCTGCACCTTATGATCTATCCTCAAGTGGCCATTCTCAGAGTTCAGGCATGGTTGGAAATGGTGGTGAACAAACGGAAAGTCTTCCTCTTATTGCTGGCTCGATGGAAGTGATTAATGATAAACAG TTGGGGGTTGTCAACATGAAGTGCGAGCTAGTTGATCCAGACGGTCTTCTAAAGCAGCTAAGAGTATTGAAATCAATCAATGTAGATGGGGTCATGATTGACTGCTGGTGGGGAATAGTGGAAGCTCATGCTCCTCAAGAATATAACTGGAATGGTTACCGAAAACTCTTTCAGATGGTTCATGAGCTTAAGCTTAAGTTGCAG GTTGTGATGTCATTTCATGAATGTGGTGGCAATGTTGGTGATGATGTTTGTATTCCACTTCCCCATTGGGTTGCAGAAATTGGTAGAAGCAATCCTGACATATTTTTTACTGATAGGGAAGGAAGAAGAAACACTGAATGCCTCTCCTGGGGAATTGATAAGGAACGAGTTTTAAGGGGCCGAACTGCTGTTGAG GTGTACTTTGACTTTATGAGAAGTTTCCGAGTGGAATTTAATGAATTTTTTGAGGATGGCATCATATCCATGGTTGAAGTTGGACTAGGTCCCTGTGGGGAGCTACGGTACCCATCTTGCCCAGTAAAGCATGGATGGAGATATCCTGGGATTGGGGAGTTCCAG TGTTATGATCAGTACATGTTAAAAAGCCTGAGGAAGGCAGCAGAAATGAGGGGACACAGCTTTTGGGCTAGAGGGCCAGATAATGCCGGATCGTATAGTTCCCACCCACATGAAACTGGTTTCTTTTGTGACGAAGGAGACTATGATGGTTACTATGGACGGTTTTTCCTTAATTGGTACTCTGAGTTATTAATCAATCATGGAGACCTGGTACTCTCATTGGCAAAGTTAGCTTTTGAAGGCAGTTGCATTGCAGCAAAG CTGCCAGGTATCCACTGGTGGTACAAAACATCCAGTCATGCTGCTGAATTAACTGCTGGATTCTACAATCCTTGCAATCGAGATGGCTATATTGCAATAGCAGCAATGCTACATAAGCATCGAGCTGCTTTAAACTTTGCATGTGCTGAACTGCAATTTTTGGAGCAGCTTGAAGACCTGCAGGAAGCACTGGCAAATCCTCAGGGTTTAGTCTGGCAG GTGCTGAATGCAGCATGGGAGGCTTGCATTACAGTTGTAAGCGAGAATGCTTTTGTTTGCCATGATAGGGTAGGCTATAACAAGATCTTGGAGAATGTGAAACCAGTAAATGATCCAGATGGGAGACATTTCTCATCATTTACTTACCTAAGGCTCACCCCACTTCTCATGGAGAGACAGAATTTCATGGAATTTGAACGGTTTGTGAAGCGAATGCATG GGGAAGCAGTTCTATATCTGCAGGTATAA
- the LOC108473694 gene encoding uncharacterized protein LOC108473694 gives MSLETRIDSRRAESEPDSEEDLEELESDVKKMAEKILDYRSAIPDQLKTTLASVLSSQAPDFSGIDEAGSSGERNPDSEDKELDTEKRTKEKIQLLKEKISSNISAMPVLVNRMKECISRIEELDSGDSVIHPAFKKRISGSSNEG, from the exons ATGTCCCTTGAGACCCGCATCGACAGTCGACGAGCTGAATCGGAGCCTGACTCCGAAGAGGACTTGGAGGAGCTGGAATCAGATGTGAAGAAAATGGCGGAGAAGATTCTAGACTACAGATCCGCTATTCCAGATCAACTTAAGACCACTCTAGCTTCAGTTCTTTCTTCTCAAGCACCCGACTTCTCCGGCATTGATGAAGCTGGATCATCCGGAGAGCGTAATCCAG ATTCAGAAGATAAAGAATTAGATACTGAGAAAAGGACGAAAGAGAAGATACAGCTGCTTAAAGAAAAAATTTCAAGTAACATTTCGGCAATGCCAGTCCTCGTGAATCGAATGAAAGAGTGTATTTCcaggatagaggagctagattcTGGCGATAGCGTTATACATCCTGCTTTCAAAAAGAGAATAAGTGGTTCATCAAATGAAGGTTGA
- the LOC108474131 gene encoding acyl-CoA hydrolase 2 isoform X1, whose amino-acid sequence MSSETVIEFLGNVPLLQRLPSSVFKRIADVVKFKHFEKGDYVVREGEVGDGIYFVWEGEAEVSGSVHAEEENRLEYQLKRYDYFGHVNPESVHVADIIALTKLTCLFLPHEHCTLLQSKSIWSTDKTMETCSLVESILHLEPIELNIFQGITLPDAPKFGKVFGGQFVGQALAAASKTVDSLKIVHSLHSYFLMVGDFNIPIIYQVNRLRDGRNFATRRVDAIQKGNIVFTLLASFQKEEEGFDHQEAMMPSVPAPDGLLSLDELRELRLTDPRLPMSYRKKVATTKFVPWPIEIRFCAPNTNTNQTKSDPSLRYWFRAKGKLSDDQALHRCVVAFASDLIFSGVSLNPHRRKGFKSASLSLDHSMWFHRRLRADDWLLFVIVSPTASVTRGFVSGQMFNRKGELVVSLTQEALLRMARPPNPATVSKL is encoded by the exons ATGAGTAGCGAAACAG TGATTGAGTTTTTAGGCAACGTTCCCTTGCTGCAGAGATTACCGAGTTCTGTGTTCAAGAGAATCGCTGATGTTGTAAAATTTAAGCACTTTG AGAAAGGAGATTATGTCGTGCGGGAAGGAGAAGTTGGAGACGGTATCTATTTCGTATGGGAAGGAGAG GCTGAAGTATCTGGATCAGTCCATGCTGAAGAAGAAAACCGACTTGAGTATCAATTGAAACGATATGATTACTTTGGCCATG TTAATCCTGAATCAGTTCATGTGGCAGATATAATTGCCTTAACTAAG CTGACCTGCCTGTTTCTACCTCACGAGCATTGCACTTTGCTTCAGTCAAAATCTATCTGGAGCACAGATAAGACAATGGAGACCTGTTCGCTCGTGGAAAGTATATTGCATTTGGAGCCAATAGAG TTAAACATATTCCAGGGGATTACTTTGCCAGATGCACCAAAATTTGGGAAGGTCTTTGGAGGACAGTTTGTTGGACAG GCACTGGCTGCAGCATCAAAAACTGTTGATTCTCTTAAAATTGTCCATAGTTTGCACTCTTATTTTCTTATGGTTGGGGATTTTAATA TACCAATAATATATCAAGTTAATCGTCTACGTGATGGTAGAAACTTTGCTACCCGTAGAGTAGATGCAATACAAAAAGGAAACATCGTATTCACACTATTAGCTTCTTTTCAG AAAGAAGAAGAAGGGTTTGATCATCAAGAAGCAATGATGCCATCTGTGCCAGCTCCAGACGGG CTTCTGTCATTGGATGAGCTACGAGAATTACGTCTCACTGATCCCCGTCTTCCTAT GAGTTACCGGAAAAAGGTGGCCACAACGAAATTTGTTCCTTGGCCCATAGAGATAAGGTTTTGTGCACCTAATACTAACACAAACCAGACAAAATCTGATCCAAG TTTGAGGTATTGGTTTAGAGCCAAAGGAAAACTTTCAGATGATCAAGCTCTGCATAG ATGTGTAGTGGCCTTTGCTTCAGATCTGATATTTAGTGGTGTCAGTTTGAATCCACACCGCAGAAAGGGTTTTAAGTCAGCTTCCCTTAGCCTGGACCACTC GATGTGGTTCCACCGGCGTCTTAGGGCTGATGACTGGTTATTGTTTGTG ATTGTTAGTCCTACAGCCAGTGTCACCCGAGGCTTTGTTTCGGGCCAAATGTTCAACAGAAAGGGAGAG CTTGTTGTATCATTGACTCAAGAAGCACTACTTAGGATGGCTAGGCCCCCAAACCCAGCAACTGTCTCAAAGCTTTGA
- the LOC108470435 gene encoding beta-amylase 7-like isoform X1: MQKLIGANEEDDEEEIEMDVKEEDNENGQKHISAQMMLGADGVMPSTSHQFQIQQQLQEQVSTPGGGARRSRPLEEKERTKLRERHRRALTARILAGLRKHGNYNLRVRADINDVIAALAREAGWVVLPDGTTFPSRSQGSRPAGDSSAGLTSSSSEMLSQQAPPTSLQGVSSGYCALVEYNACHMKGVFMPTPAPYDLSSSGHSQSSGMVGNGGEQTESLPLIAGSMEVINDKQIIGLPLKLPERDFAGTPYVPVYVMLPLGVVNMKCELVDPDGLLKQLRVLKSINVDGVMIDCWWGIVEAHAPQEYNWNGYRKLFQMVHELKLKLQVVMSFHECGGNVGDDVCIPLPHWVAEIGRSNPDIFFTDREGRRNTECLSWGIDKERVLRGRTAVEVYFDFMRSFRVEFNEFFEDGIISMVEVGLGPCGELRYPSCPVKHGWRYPGIGEFQCYDQYMLKSLRKAAEMRGHSFWARGPDNAGSYSSHPHETGFFCDEGDYDGYYGRFFLNWYSELLINHGDLVLSLAKLAFEGSCIAAKLPGIHWWYKTSSHAAELTAGFYNPCNRDGYIAIAAMLHKHRAALNFACAELQFLEQLEDLQEALANPQGLVWQVLNAAWEACITVVSENAFVCHDRVGYNKILENVKPVNDPDGRHFSSFTYLRLTPLLMERQNFMEFERFVKRMHGEAVLYLQV, encoded by the exons ATGCAGAAGCTGATAGGAGCTAATGAGGAAGATGATGAAGAAGAAATTGAAATGGATGTAAAAGAAGAGGATAATGAGAATGGACAGAAGCATATTTCTGCTCAGATGATGTTGGGGGCTGATGGAGTGATGCCAAGTACCAGTCATCAGTTTCAAATTCAGCAGCAACTACAAGAGCAAGTGAGCACCCCAGGTGGAGGAGCTCGGAGGTCAAGACCATTAGAAGAAAAGGAGCGAACAAAGCTAAGAGAGCGGCATCGAAGAGCATTAACAGCAAGGATTTTGGCAGGGTTGCGGAAGCATGGGAACTATAACCTGAGGGTTAGAGCTGATATAAATGATGTGATTGCAGCTTTGGCCAGGGAAGCTGGCTGGGTTGTTCTTCCCGATGGAACCACTTTTCCATCAAGATCTCAG GGTTCAAGGCCTGCTGGTGACTCTTCCGCAGGCTTGACTTCATCATCCTCTGAGATGCTATCACAACAGGCCCCACCTACCTCCTTGCAGGGAGTCTCCTCTGGATATTGCGCCTTGGTAGAGTACAATGCTTGTCATATGAAGGGTGTTTTCATGCCTACTCCTGCACCTTATGATCTATCCTCAAGTGGCCATTCTCAGAGTTCAGGCATGGTTGGAAATGGTGGTGAACAAACGGAAAGTCTTCCTCTTATTGCTGGCTCGATGGAAGTGATTAATGATAAACAG ATTATTGGACTACCTCTTAAGCTACCAGAACGTGATTTTGCTGGCACTCCTTATGTTCCAGTTTATGTAATGCTACCA TTGGGGGTTGTCAACATGAAGTGCGAGCTAGTTGATCCAGACGGTCTTCTAAAGCAGCTAAGAGTATTGAAATCAATCAATGTAGATGGGGTCATGATTGACTGCTGGTGGGGAATAGTGGAAGCTCATGCTCCTCAAGAATATAACTGGAATGGTTACCGAAAACTCTTTCAGATGGTTCATGAGCTTAAGCTTAAGTTGCAG GTTGTGATGTCATTTCATGAATGTGGTGGCAATGTTGGTGATGATGTTTGTATTCCACTTCCCCATTGGGTTGCAGAAATTGGTAGAAGCAATCCTGACATATTTTTTACTGATAGGGAAGGAAGAAGAAACACTGAATGCCTCTCCTGGGGAATTGATAAGGAACGAGTTTTAAGGGGCCGAACTGCTGTTGAG GTGTACTTTGACTTTATGAGAAGTTTCCGAGTGGAATTTAATGAATTTTTTGAGGATGGCATCATATCCATGGTTGAAGTTGGACTAGGTCCCTGTGGGGAGCTACGGTACCCATCTTGCCCAGTAAAGCATGGATGGAGATATCCTGGGATTGGGGAGTTCCAG TGTTATGATCAGTACATGTTAAAAAGCCTGAGGAAGGCAGCAGAAATGAGGGGACACAGCTTTTGGGCTAGAGGGCCAGATAATGCCGGATCGTATAGTTCCCACCCACATGAAACTGGTTTCTTTTGTGACGAAGGAGACTATGATGGTTACTATGGACGGTTTTTCCTTAATTGGTACTCTGAGTTATTAATCAATCATGGAGACCTGGTACTCTCATTGGCAAAGTTAGCTTTTGAAGGCAGTTGCATTGCAGCAAAG CTGCCAGGTATCCACTGGTGGTACAAAACATCCAGTCATGCTGCTGAATTAACTGCTGGATTCTACAATCCTTGCAATCGAGATGGCTATATTGCAATAGCAGCAATGCTACATAAGCATCGAGCTGCTTTAAACTTTGCATGTGCTGAACTGCAATTTTTGGAGCAGCTTGAAGACCTGCAGGAAGCACTGGCAAATCCTCAGGGTTTAGTCTGGCAG GTGCTGAATGCAGCATGGGAGGCTTGCATTACAGTTGTAAGCGAGAATGCTTTTGTTTGCCATGATAGGGTAGGCTATAACAAGATCTTGGAGAATGTGAAACCAGTAAATGATCCAGATGGGAGACATTTCTCATCATTTACTTACCTAAGGCTCACCCCACTTCTCATGGAGAGACAGAATTTCATGGAATTTGAACGGTTTGTGAAGCGAATGCATG GGGAAGCAGTTCTATATCTGCAGGTATAA
- the LOC108470877 gene encoding uncharacterized protein LOC108470877: MEEPKAAQNPPPSQDPNASTTTVNAAQTTAPPPQPPPTAPEQPASRKRPLENSNDQYQNSPYFKMRLVLKDLRPHFIEVLRTPDFRNCKGAHEIKEKMKHLVDLYKQMIVSIEKSNNGAGNQTMQGESGTKQKPQEQAQFVKPAPAVSSKNKTFQSSSVTGKPQSDDGEASGTYIVGGSAFGWNFITFAGNKPVYYGVTKEAFRSAQANLGLGGE; encoded by the exons ATGGAAGAGCCGAAAGCAGCGCAGAACCCACCACCGTCCCAAGATCCAAACGCATCAACAACAACCGTAAACGCAGCTCAAACAACCGCTCCTCCTCCACAGCCACCACCAACAGCACCAGAACAACCAGCTAGCAGGAAAAGACCTCTAGAAAACAGCAATGACCAATACCAAAACTCCCCGTATTTCAAGATGCGCCTTGTCCTCAAAGATCTTCGTCCTCATTTCATCGAG GTTCTTAGAACGCCTGATTTTCGAAATTGCAAGGGCGCCCATGAAATTAAAGAAA AGATGAAGCATTTAGTGGATTTGTACAAGCAGATGATAGTTTCTATAGAGAAAAGTAATAATGGAGCAGGAAACCAGACAATGCAAGGTGAAAGTGGAACGAAGCAGAAGCCCCAGGAGCAGGCACAATTCGTTAAGCCAGCACCAGCAGTTTCCTCCAAAAACAAGACATTCCAGTCAAGTAGTGTCACTGGGAAACCACAATCTGATGACGGTGAAGCTTCAGGGACATATATTGTTGGGGGTTCTGCTTTTGGGTGGAACTTTATCACCTTTGCAGGGAACAAACCGGTGTATTATGGAGTAACAAAGGAAGCATTTCGAAGTGCTCAAGCAAATTTAGGTTTAGGAGGAGAGTGA